Proteins encoded together in one Musa acuminata AAA Group cultivar baxijiao chromosome BXJ3-6, Cavendish_Baxijiao_AAA, whole genome shotgun sequence window:
- the LOC135586465 gene encoding uncharacterized protein LOC135586465, which yields MQRPKIQNSGWAAFGRKHQGKEGTLPTGTVDPFPSISDLSSSFATKSLMTNNFPPLKSFSSVVHPPLDVPPLGTSCMIRTVNNNPCRKHVDCQATTETNRGSAIKLLKDVHSWADQQLIEGVLSAVDYDVDQASVLLKAMVSPDTKIKEASLANPSSSITMDWCGENNKTVQQGTSLENKISGSAHKALISTKLLSVPAEPEWEEDDVYLSHRKDAIKKIRAASRHSRAASNAFFRGDHFSAHQLSVKAQDEWMAAEKLNNKAADEILHIRNSNNDLWKIDLHGLHAPEAVRALMNHLHMIESGILMNRVASSDGLAKPEAGMVSSPSSESVKDFQADSMTRKALPRQRQTVLHVITGMGNHSRGQASLPSAVKSFLIEKGYRFDEVRPGVVAVRLKFRHK from the exons ATGCAGCGGCCTAAGATTCAAAATTCTGGTTGGGCTGCTTTTGGTCGCAAGCATCAAGGGAAAGAAGGCACACTTCCTACAGGCACTGTGGATCCCTTCCCATCCATCTCAGACTTGAGTTCTTCCTTTGCTACAAAAAGTTTGATGACTAACAATTTTCCACCATTGAAGTCCTTTTCTTCAGTAGTTCATCCCCCTCTGGATGTCCCACCACTTGGGACTAGCTGCATGATCAGGACAGTAAATAATAATCCGTGCAGGAAGCATGTTGATTGTCAGGCTACTACTGAAACTAATAGAGGTTCTGCcataaagttgctaaaagatgtcCATTCTTGGGCTGACCAACAGCTGATTGAAGGTGTTTTATCGGCTGTAGATTATGATGTAGACCAAGCATCTGTTCTTCTTAAAGCCATGGTTTCACCTGATACCAAAATCAAGGAAGCTAGTCTTGCTAACCCAAGTTCTTCGATAACAATGGATTGGTGCGGAGAGAATAATAAAACTGTCCAGCAAGGCACTTCattagaaaataaaatttcagGTAGCGCACATAAAGCGTTAATATCAACCAAATTGTTATCTGTACCTGCTGAACCTGAGTGGGAAGAAGATGATGTCTACTTGAGTCACCGGAAAGATGCAATAAAGAAGATAAG GGCAGCATCTCGGCATTCACGGGCTGCTAGTAATGCCTTTTTCAGGGGTGACCATTTTTCTGCACATCAGCTTTCTGTAAAAGCTCAAGATGAGTGGATGGCAGCTGAAAAGTTGAACAATAAGGCAGCAGACGAAATTTTACATATTAGAAATAGCAATAATGACTTATGGAAGATAGACTTACATGGTCTGCATGCACCTGAAGCTGTTAGGGCACTGATGAACCATCTTCATATGATAGAGTCTGGGATCTTGATGAATCGTGTAGCTTCTTCTGATGGATTAGCAAAACCAGAAGCTGGTATGGTATCCTCTCCATCATCTGAATCAGTTAAAGACTTTCAAGCAGATTCTATGACCAGGAAGGCATTACCTCGGCAAAGGCAGACAGTATTGCATGTTATCACGG GGATGGGCAACCATAGCAGAGGGCAAGCATCACTTCCTTCGGCAGTCAAAAGCTTTCTTATTGAAAAGGG ATACCGTTTCGACGAGGTGAGACCTGGTGTAGTTGCTGTCCGTCTGAAATTTCGCCACAAGTGA